In one Streptomyces sp. NBC_01288 genomic region, the following are encoded:
- a CDS encoding acyl-CoA dehydrogenase family protein, whose product MDHRLSPELEELRRTVEEFAHDVVAPKIGDFYERHEFPYEIVREMGRMGLFGLPFPEEYGGMGGDYLALGLVLEELARVDSSVAITLEAGVSLGAMPIHLFGTDAQKAEWLPRLCSGEILGAFGLTEPDGGSDAGATRTTARLDPDTDEWVINGSKCFITNSGTDITGLVTVTAVTGRKPDGKPLISSIIVPSGTPGFTVAAPYSKVGWNASDTRELSFADVRVPAANLLGELGRGYAQFLRILDEGRIAIAALATGLAQGCVDESVKYAKERHAFGRPIGANQAIQFKIADMEMKAHTSRLSWRDAASRLVAGEPFKKEAALAKLYSSTIAVDNARDATQVHGGYGFMNEYPVARMWRDSKILEIGEGTSEVQRMLIARELGLAG is encoded by the coding sequence ATGGACCACCGTCTCTCCCCCGAGCTGGAAGAACTCCGCCGCACGGTCGAGGAGTTCGCGCACGACGTCGTCGCACCGAAGATCGGCGACTTCTACGAGCGGCACGAGTTCCCGTACGAGATCGTCCGCGAGATGGGCCGCATGGGCCTGTTCGGGCTGCCGTTCCCCGAGGAGTACGGCGGGATGGGCGGCGACTATCTGGCGCTCGGCCTCGTCCTTGAGGAACTGGCCCGGGTCGACTCGTCGGTCGCGATCACCCTGGAGGCCGGGGTGTCACTGGGCGCGATGCCCATCCACCTCTTCGGCACCGACGCCCAGAAGGCGGAGTGGCTGCCCCGGCTGTGCTCCGGCGAGATCCTCGGCGCCTTCGGGCTGACCGAGCCGGACGGCGGCTCCGACGCGGGCGCGACCCGGACGACGGCACGCCTGGACCCGGACACCGACGAATGGGTGATCAACGGTTCCAAGTGCTTCATCACCAACTCCGGTACGGACATCACGGGTCTGGTGACGGTCACCGCGGTCACCGGCCGCAAGCCCGACGGCAAGCCGCTGATCTCCTCGATCATCGTGCCGTCCGGAACCCCCGGCTTCACCGTCGCGGCGCCGTACTCGAAGGTCGGCTGGAACGCCTCCGACACCCGCGAGCTGTCCTTCGCGGACGTCCGGGTCCCGGCGGCGAACCTGCTCGGCGAACTCGGCCGCGGCTACGCCCAGTTCCTGCGCATCCTGGACGAGGGCCGTATCGCCATCGCGGCGCTGGCCACCGGTCTCGCGCAGGGCTGTGTCGACGAGTCGGTGAAGTACGCCAAGGAACGGCACGCGTTCGGGCGGCCGATCGGCGCCAACCAGGCCATCCAGTTCAAGATCGCCGACATGGAGATGAAGGCCCACACCTCCCGGCTGTCCTGGCGCGACGCGGCCTCCCGCCTGGTCGCCGGCGAGCCCTTCAAGAAGGAGGCGGCCCTCGCCAAGCTGTACTCCTCGACCATCGCCGTGGACAACGCCCGCGACGCCACCCAGGTGCACGGCGGCTACGGCTTCATGAACGAGTACCCGGTGGCCCGTATGTGGCGCGACTCCAAGATCCTGGAGATCGGCGAGGGCACCAGCGAGGTCCAACGGATGCTGATCGCCCGCGAGTTGGGCCTCGCGGGCTGA
- a CDS encoding biliverdin-producing heme oxygenase: protein MTDTGTDASKSAGTATQRLRSGTRAWHEALERTGFATAMLAGTLPLDRYVGQLAAYRAVLSVLEAELARATCPSVASVWSPDLVKLPLVERDLHHFAATRGVLPEPGPAAEEFAEEIRRTAATEPRELLGFLYVLEGSTLGAMFLCRYVTEAYRLRDGNGASYYGSGDRTRWAALTERLDRVLGEPVVQEQVLAAAERAYRHIALISGELSAGLGVPAPEHV, encoded by the coding sequence ATGACGGACACGGGCACCGACGCGAGTAAGAGCGCGGGGACTGCGACCCAGCGGCTGAGGAGCGGCACCCGCGCCTGGCACGAGGCCCTGGAACGCACGGGGTTCGCCACCGCGATGCTCGCCGGCACCCTCCCGCTCGACCGCTACGTCGGCCAACTCGCCGCCTACCGCGCGGTGTTGTCGGTGCTGGAGGCCGAACTCGCCCGCGCCACCTGCCCGTCCGTCGCCTCGGTGTGGTCGCCGGACCTCGTCAAGCTCCCCCTCGTCGAACGCGACCTGCACCACTTCGCCGCCACCCGGGGCGTCCTCCCCGAACCCGGCCCGGCCGCCGAGGAGTTCGCCGAGGAGATCCGGCGCACCGCCGCCACCGAACCACGCGAACTCCTCGGATTCCTCTACGTGTTGGAGGGCTCCACCCTCGGCGCGATGTTCCTGTGCCGCTACGTCACCGAGGCGTACCGGCTCAGGGACGGGAACGGTGCCTCGTACTACGGCAGCGGCGACCGCACCCGTTGGGCGGCCCTCACCGAGCGCCTCGACCGCGTGCTCGGCGAACCCGTCGTACAGGAACAGGTGTTGGCCGCCGCCGAACGGGCCTACCGGCATATCGCCCTGATCTCAGGGGAGTTGTCGGCAGGCCTGGGCGTCCCGGCACCTGAGCACGTTTAG
- a CDS encoding polyprenyl synthetase family protein, translating to MATTMDVTDVEAVVRSDAARLEDDLAEFLDALTAPAREAAVTVYDTALRRALYEPVADALGSKVGQQALPPTAGAPGGRAPLRPSMVYWAYRNYRGFPGEAEGFPEKADGSPENADTASDLAVIRRTAVAVRILLKAAVALDDIQDDSDVRYGEPALHATHGTPLALNTGAWLIMSALRHAADPAVVDSLVRSVGSGFTGQAVDMSSRTALTRAELLAAPRATRVDFWESTAALKTGTLFWMPLDAAVAGLRVVEDDRLALDGAMRQLGLASQLFNDLTDFVPEFGGANTHEDFDGLGNRVFLELLDDVPAGSPREDFKPYVLGHPHLERTLLALAEEAVALKRAAKDAVHGVCRSERSAAYFDVTIERKGHLIDRLLATVRQRSGV from the coding sequence GTGGCTACCACGATGGATGTGACGGACGTGGAAGCGGTGGTCCGGAGCGATGCGGCCCGGCTGGAGGACGACCTCGCCGAGTTCCTCGACGCGCTGACCGCCCCGGCGCGGGAGGCGGCGGTCACCGTCTACGACACGGCCCTGCGCCGCGCCCTGTACGAACCGGTCGCCGACGCCCTCGGGTCGAAAGTGGGCCAGCAGGCGTTGCCCCCCACGGCCGGAGCGCCCGGCGGCCGGGCCCCGCTGCGGCCCTCGATGGTCTATTGGGCGTACCGCAACTACCGGGGGTTCCCCGGGGAGGCCGAAGGGTTCCCCGAGAAGGCAGACGGGTCCCCCGAGAACGCGGACACCGCTTCCGACCTCGCGGTGATCCGCCGCACGGCAGTTGCCGTAAGGATTCTCCTGAAGGCCGCCGTCGCCCTCGACGACATCCAGGACGACAGCGACGTCCGCTACGGCGAACCCGCCCTCCACGCCACCCACGGCACCCCGCTCGCCCTCAACACCGGCGCCTGGCTGATCATGTCCGCGCTGCGGCACGCGGCCGACCCCGCCGTCGTGGACAGCCTGGTGCGCTCGGTCGGCAGCGGCTTCACCGGGCAGGCCGTCGACATGTCCTCGCGTACGGCGCTCACGCGCGCGGAGCTGCTGGCCGCGCCGCGCGCCACACGGGTCGACTTCTGGGAGTCGACGGCCGCGCTGAAGACCGGAACCCTGTTCTGGATGCCGCTCGACGCGGCGGTCGCGGGGCTGCGCGTGGTTGAGGACGACCGGCTCGCCCTGGACGGCGCGATGCGCCAACTGGGCCTGGCCAGCCAGTTGTTCAACGACCTGACCGACTTCGTGCCCGAGTTCGGCGGCGCCAACACCCACGAGGACTTCGACGGCCTGGGCAACCGGGTCTTCCTGGAACTCCTCGACGACGTACCGGCCGGGAGCCCGCGCGAGGACTTCAAACCGTACGTTCTCGGTCACCCCCACCTGGAGCGCACGCTCCTCGCGCTCGCCGAGGAGGCCGTGGCCCTCAAGCGCGCCGCGAAGGACGCGGTGCACGGCGTGTGCCGCTCCGAGCGCAGCGCCGCCTACTTCGACGTGACGATCGAACGCAAGGGCCACCTCATCGACCGTCTGCTCGCGACGGTCCGACAGCGGAGCGGCGTATGA